From Thermoflavifilum aggregans, a single genomic window includes:
- a CDS encoding ROK family protein, with translation MKQPLAVGIDIGGTNTTFGIVDRRGNLLCGGHISTRDHQEVSFFIQALHDKLAPLIQKVSLEGGEVKGIGVGVPNGNYFKGTIEFAPNLPWRGVVPLASLIQEAFTLPTVLTNDANAAAIGEMTYGAARGMKDFIMITLGTGLGSGIVVNGQLVYGHDGFAGELGHVIVFPEGRLCGCGRKGCLETYVSATGIVRTMHELLQSRHVHSLLRDVRPEEITSKTIRDAALQGDALAIEAFEFTGKILGQQLANFVAFSSPEAIILFGGLTKAGDLIFRPTIHAMEENLLQIYKNKIKVLPSELKESDAAILGASALVWEIKT, from the coding sequence ATGAAGCAGCCATTAGCAGTGGGCATTGACATCGGAGGAACTAACACTACATTCGGAATTGTAGATCGACGGGGAAATCTGCTTTGCGGCGGACATATCTCCACCCGCGATCATCAGGAGGTGAGCTTTTTCATTCAGGCCCTGCACGATAAACTCGCTCCCCTGATTCAGAAAGTAAGCCTAGAAGGAGGTGAAGTGAAAGGTATTGGTGTGGGTGTGCCCAACGGAAATTATTTTAAAGGTACCATTGAATTTGCACCCAATTTGCCGTGGCGTGGCGTGGTGCCGCTGGCCAGCCTTATTCAGGAAGCTTTTACCTTACCCACCGTATTGACCAACGATGCCAATGCTGCTGCCATCGGAGAAATGACCTACGGCGCTGCCCGGGGAATGAAAGATTTTATCATGATCACGCTGGGCACCGGGCTGGGAAGCGGTATCGTGGTGAATGGACAACTGGTGTATGGACACGATGGGTTTGCCGGAGAGCTGGGACATGTTATTGTATTTCCCGAAGGCCGCCTCTGCGGCTGCGGAAGAAAAGGTTGTCTGGAAACCTATGTATCGGCTACAGGAATCGTGCGCACCATGCACGAACTGTTGCAAAGTCGGCACGTTCACAGCCTGCTGCGTGATGTAAGACCAGAAGAAATCACTTCAAAAACCATCCGGGATGCAGCTTTGCAAGGCGATGCCCTGGCCATAGAAGCATTTGAATTTACCGGAAAAATCCTGGGACAGCAACTGGCCAATTTTGTCGCTTTTTCCAGTCCGGAAGCCATCATCCTGTTCGGCGGACTCACCAAGGCCGGTGATCTCATCTTCCGCCCCACCATCCACGCTATGGAAGAAAACCTGCTGCAGATCTATAAAAACAAAATCAAGGTACTGCCTTCTGAACTGAAAGAAAGTGATGCAGCTATCCTCGGCGCAAGCGCGCTGGTCTGGGAAATCAAGACCTGA
- a CDS encoding DUF1572 family protein, whose translation MNLADAFLDSIRARFQMYRELAEKTFEQLNDEDFYYRPDPSSNSIAILIQHMAGNLRSRFTDFLNSDGEKPWRNRDQEFEDQQLDRNELMQQWQQGWKCLFDALDSLKEQDLVRHVTIRDEPLTVIDALHRQLAHQAYHVGQIVYLGKVLKKNRWKTLSIPRKNSPSA comes from the coding sequence ATGAACTTGGCAGATGCTTTTCTGGACAGCATACGGGCGCGGTTTCAAATGTACCGCGAACTGGCTGAAAAAACATTTGAACAGCTTAATGATGAGGATTTTTATTATCGTCCCGATCCTTCCTCCAACAGCATAGCTATCCTCATCCAACATATGGCCGGAAATCTGCGCTCCCGTTTTACAGATTTTCTGAACAGCGATGGTGAAAAGCCCTGGCGCAATCGGGATCAGGAATTTGAAGATCAACAGCTGGATAGGAATGAGCTGATGCAACAGTGGCAGCAGGGATGGAAATGCCTGTTTGATGCACTGGATAGTTTGAAGGAACAGGATCTGGTCAGACATGTAACCATACGCGATGAACCGCTTACCGTCATTGATGCCCTGCATCGCCAGCTGGCCCATCAAGCGTATCATGTCGGACAAATTGTATATCTCGGAAAAGTGTTGAAGAAAAATCGCTGGAAAACACTTTCCATTCCCAGAAAAAATTCACCTTCTGCATGA